The following proteins come from a genomic window of Corallococcus sp. NCRR:
- a CDS encoding DUF7919 family protein: MAHFQDLTPCGYLREWEQSSLAVGWLERGHAYPQGTVDEKFFEALLRLCGKPWQPPVVSAGIHVCSLCQFGGRIAGTSYFGAGGAAGTANVFIPGETKVFIAPTMIVHYIDAHGYVPPGEFQDAVLKCPEMRSMPYFKALKALGFPITGY, from the coding sequence ATGGCCCACTTTCAAGACCTGACCCCCTGCGGCTATTTGCGCGAGTGGGAGCAGTCGTCGCTCGCGGTGGGCTGGCTCGAAAGGGGACACGCATATCCCCAGGGCACCGTGGACGAGAAGTTCTTCGAGGCGCTGCTCCGCCTGTGTGGGAAGCCCTGGCAGCCTCCGGTGGTGTCCGCAGGCATCCACGTGTGCTCGCTTTGCCAGTTCGGGGGACGGATCGCGGGCACGTCTTATTTTGGTGCGGGGGGCGCCGCCGGCACAGCGAACGTCTTTATCCCCGGAGAGACGAAGGTCTTCATCGCTCCGACGATGATCGTCCACTACATCGACGCGCACGGGTACGTGCCGCCAGGAGAGTTTCAGGACGCAGTCCTCAAATGCCCTGAGATGCGCTCCATGCCTTACTTCAAGGCCCTCAAGGCCCTCGGATTTCCAATCACCGGGTACTGA